The following proteins are co-located in the Oncorhynchus gorbuscha isolate QuinsamMale2020 ecotype Even-year linkage group LG22, OgorEven_v1.0, whole genome shotgun sequence genome:
- the LOC124009670 gene encoding BTB/POZ domain-containing protein KCTD1-like isoform X4: MSRPMITRSPASPLSNQGIPTAAQLTKSNAPVHIDVGGHMYTSSLATLTKYPESRIGRLFDGTEPIVLDSLKQHYFIDRDGHMFRYILNFLRISKLLIPDDFKDYSLLYEEARYFQLQPMLAELERWRQDRDLARVSRPCECLVVRVAPDLGERITLSGDKALIEDVFPEIGDVMCNSVNAGWNHDSTHVIRFPLNGYCHLNSVQVLERLQQRGFEIAGSCGGGVDSSQFSEYVLRRELRRAGQRGGPNSNRIKQEQLD; encoded by the exons ATGTCCAGGCCCATGATCACCAGATCACCAGCATCCCCCTTGAGTAACCAGGGCATCCCGACGGCTGCCCAGCTCACCAAGtccaatgcccctgtgcacattGACGTGGGCGGACACATGTACACCAGCAGTCTGGCCACGTTAACCAAGTACCCAGAGTCCAG AATCGGACGTCTCTTCGATGGCACAGAGCCCATAGTGTTGGACAGTCTGAAGCAGCACTACTTCATAGACAGGGATGGACACATGTTCCGCTACATCCTCAACTTCCTCAGGATCTCGAAGCTCCTCATCCCAGATGACTTCAAA GACTACAGCCTGTTGTACGAGGAGGCCCGGTACTTCCAGCTGCAGCCCATGCTGGCCGAGCTGGAGCGATGGCGCCAGGACCGCGACCTGGCCCGGGTGTCACGCCCTTGCGAGTGCCTGGTGGTACGCGTGGCACCCGACCTGGGAGAGAGGATCACGCTGAGTGGAGACAAAGCCCTCATCGAGGACGTGTTCCCAGAGATTGGCGACGTCATGTGCAACTCTGTCAACGCAGGCTGGAACCACGACTCCACACATGTAATCCGCTTCCCGCTCAATGGATACTGCCACCTCAACTCCGTCCAG GTCTTGGAGCGTCTGCAGCAGCGTGGCTTTGAGATCGCCGGATCCTGCGGTGGGGGCGTGGACTCATCCCAGTTCAGCGAGTACGTCCTGAGGAGGGAACTGAGGAGGGCAGGCCAGCGAGGAGGGCCTAACTCAAACCGTATAAAACAGGAGCAGCTGGACTAG
- the LOC124009670 gene encoding BTB/POZ domain-containing protein KCTD1-like isoform X2, which produces MLWRQNMIYMDNRSSMSRPMITRSPASPLSNQGIPTAAQLTKSNAPVHIDVGGHMYTSSLATLTKYPESRIGRLFDGTEPIVLDSLKQHYFIDRDGHMFRYILNFLRISKLLIPDDFKDYSLLYEEARYFQLQPMLAELERWRQDRDLARVSRPCECLVVRVAPDLGERITLSGDKALIEDVFPEIGDVMCNSVNAGWNHDSTHVIRFPLNGYCHLNSVQVLERLQQRGFEIAGSCGGGVDSSQFSEYVLRRELRRAGQRGGPNSNRIKQEQLD; this is translated from the exons ATGTTATGGAGACAAAACATGATATATATG GATAACCGTTCCAGCATGTCCAGGCCCATGATCACCAGATCACCAGCATCCCCCTTGAGTAACCAGGGCATCCCGACGGCTGCCCAGCTCACCAAGtccaatgcccctgtgcacattGACGTGGGCGGACACATGTACACCAGCAGTCTGGCCACGTTAACCAAGTACCCAGAGTCCAG AATCGGACGTCTCTTCGATGGCACAGAGCCCATAGTGTTGGACAGTCTGAAGCAGCACTACTTCATAGACAGGGATGGACACATGTTCCGCTACATCCTCAACTTCCTCAGGATCTCGAAGCTCCTCATCCCAGATGACTTCAAA GACTACAGCCTGTTGTACGAGGAGGCCCGGTACTTCCAGCTGCAGCCCATGCTGGCCGAGCTGGAGCGATGGCGCCAGGACCGCGACCTGGCCCGGGTGTCACGCCCTTGCGAGTGCCTGGTGGTACGCGTGGCACCCGACCTGGGAGAGAGGATCACGCTGAGTGGAGACAAAGCCCTCATCGAGGACGTGTTCCCAGAGATTGGCGACGTCATGTGCAACTCTGTCAACGCAGGCTGGAACCACGACTCCACACATGTAATCCGCTTCCCGCTCAATGGATACTGCCACCTCAACTCCGTCCAG GTCTTGGAGCGTCTGCAGCAGCGTGGCTTTGAGATCGCCGGATCCTGCGGTGGGGGCGTGGACTCATCCCAGTTCAGCGAGTACGTCCTGAGGAGGGAACTGAGGAGGGCAGGCCAGCGAGGAGGGCCTAACTCAAACCGTATAAAACAGGAGCAGCTGGACTAG
- the LOC124009670 gene encoding BTB/POZ domain-containing protein KCTD1-like isoform X1 → MDATDIMDLTHQKTRKRPRPISSLDESVVHASLKRISMRTAECGDAPFMYSRGDPLPAASLKQNDHSVSSSPATVLSAQDNRSSMSRPMITRSPASPLSNQGIPTAAQLTKSNAPVHIDVGGHMYTSSLATLTKYPESRIGRLFDGTEPIVLDSLKQHYFIDRDGHMFRYILNFLRISKLLIPDDFKDYSLLYEEARYFQLQPMLAELERWRQDRDLARVSRPCECLVVRVAPDLGERITLSGDKALIEDVFPEIGDVMCNSVNAGWNHDSTHVIRFPLNGYCHLNSVQVLERLQQRGFEIAGSCGGGVDSSQFSEYVLRRELRRAGQRGGPNSNRIKQEQLD, encoded by the exons ATGGACGCAACGGATATCATGGATTTAACGCATCAGAAAACGAGAAAGCGCCCGCGTCCAATCAGTTCTTTGGATGAGTCCGTAGTACACGCGTCCCTGAAACGAATCTCAATGCGAACGGCGGAATGCGGGGACGCTCCGTTCATGTACTCAAGAGGCGACCCCTTACCTGCAGCATCACTGAAGCAGAATGATCATTCTGTGTCTTCCTCACCAGCCACAGTTTTGTCAGCGCAG GATAACCGTTCCAGCATGTCCAGGCCCATGATCACCAGATCACCAGCATCCCCCTTGAGTAACCAGGGCATCCCGACGGCTGCCCAGCTCACCAAGtccaatgcccctgtgcacattGACGTGGGCGGACACATGTACACCAGCAGTCTGGCCACGTTAACCAAGTACCCAGAGTCCAG AATCGGACGTCTCTTCGATGGCACAGAGCCCATAGTGTTGGACAGTCTGAAGCAGCACTACTTCATAGACAGGGATGGACACATGTTCCGCTACATCCTCAACTTCCTCAGGATCTCGAAGCTCCTCATCCCAGATGACTTCAAA GACTACAGCCTGTTGTACGAGGAGGCCCGGTACTTCCAGCTGCAGCCCATGCTGGCCGAGCTGGAGCGATGGCGCCAGGACCGCGACCTGGCCCGGGTGTCACGCCCTTGCGAGTGCCTGGTGGTACGCGTGGCACCCGACCTGGGAGAGAGGATCACGCTGAGTGGAGACAAAGCCCTCATCGAGGACGTGTTCCCAGAGATTGGCGACGTCATGTGCAACTCTGTCAACGCAGGCTGGAACCACGACTCCACACATGTAATCCGCTTCCCGCTCAATGGATACTGCCACCTCAACTCCGTCCAG GTCTTGGAGCGTCTGCAGCAGCGTGGCTTTGAGATCGCCGGATCCTGCGGTGGGGGCGTGGACTCATCCCAGTTCAGCGAGTACGTCCTGAGGAGGGAACTGAGGAGGGCAGGCCAGCGAGGAGGGCCTAACTCAAACCGTATAAAACAGGAGCAGCTGGACTAG
- the LOC124009670 gene encoding BTB/POZ domain-containing protein KCTD1-like isoform X3, producing the protein MFQDNRSSMSRPMITRSPASPLSNQGIPTAAQLTKSNAPVHIDVGGHMYTSSLATLTKYPESRIGRLFDGTEPIVLDSLKQHYFIDRDGHMFRYILNFLRISKLLIPDDFKDYSLLYEEARYFQLQPMLAELERWRQDRDLARVSRPCECLVVRVAPDLGERITLSGDKALIEDVFPEIGDVMCNSVNAGWNHDSTHVIRFPLNGYCHLNSVQVLERLQQRGFEIAGSCGGGVDSSQFSEYVLRRELRRAGQRGGPNSNRIKQEQLD; encoded by the exons ATGTTTCAG GATAACCGTTCCAGCATGTCCAGGCCCATGATCACCAGATCACCAGCATCCCCCTTGAGTAACCAGGGCATCCCGACGGCTGCCCAGCTCACCAAGtccaatgcccctgtgcacattGACGTGGGCGGACACATGTACACCAGCAGTCTGGCCACGTTAACCAAGTACCCAGAGTCCAG AATCGGACGTCTCTTCGATGGCACAGAGCCCATAGTGTTGGACAGTCTGAAGCAGCACTACTTCATAGACAGGGATGGACACATGTTCCGCTACATCCTCAACTTCCTCAGGATCTCGAAGCTCCTCATCCCAGATGACTTCAAA GACTACAGCCTGTTGTACGAGGAGGCCCGGTACTTCCAGCTGCAGCCCATGCTGGCCGAGCTGGAGCGATGGCGCCAGGACCGCGACCTGGCCCGGGTGTCACGCCCTTGCGAGTGCCTGGTGGTACGCGTGGCACCCGACCTGGGAGAGAGGATCACGCTGAGTGGAGACAAAGCCCTCATCGAGGACGTGTTCCCAGAGATTGGCGACGTCATGTGCAACTCTGTCAACGCAGGCTGGAACCACGACTCCACACATGTAATCCGCTTCCCGCTCAATGGATACTGCCACCTCAACTCCGTCCAG GTCTTGGAGCGTCTGCAGCAGCGTGGCTTTGAGATCGCCGGATCCTGCGGTGGGGGCGTGGACTCATCCCAGTTCAGCGAGTACGTCCTGAGGAGGGAACTGAGGAGGGCAGGCCAGCGAGGAGGGCCTAACTCAAACCGTATAAAACAGGAGCAGCTGGACTAG